The following coding sequences lie in one Arachis hypogaea cultivar Tifrunner chromosome 9, arahy.Tifrunner.gnm2.J5K5, whole genome shotgun sequence genomic window:
- the LOC112709419 gene encoding protein FAR1-RELATED SEQUENCE 5-like, with translation MDPKLQLSGGEDDTDKVSEEEYFGVSISSGDEEDYSFENESVAGEKGDEVQGNDFGAAPVTSEGDAPGFRSSEDFVDQVFKTEEEAYAAYKQFARLRGFGVRRGDVARIKGVLVRRDFFCHRQGTRHDKHYDCPERVREEKLESRTGCTAKLKIYLDAQDHVWKVRKIDDIHNHPLATSMFNHLLPSHRSLSESDKAQVDSLKKFGIATSKIMAYMAGQSGGYGMLRFTKRDLYNYVHSQRMAQLNDGDAAATISYLEGKANADMMSVARYTKTLDGRLGSLFWADGQMMSDYKLFGDVLAFDATYRSNKYKKPLVVFSGSNHHKQTAIFGFALLEDEEVRTYRWILLNLVDVMDNKMPSVVVTDGDKAMRAAIAEVLPSARHRLCAWHLEKNCVLRVKEPEFRKVFKKTIYANFEVSEFEEYWTTVVQSLGLMNNSWVKSTYELRHSWATAYLRGSFCAGYRTTSRCEGINAFVKGFLKSTNSLLELVHSLDRVVKDYRNNEVTAQFYSTYYMPVLNTGLDNIEGFASKIYTRTVFKEVRKQIKGVGSLLFLGKDSISTTSVYSFSNMVNRRRVHRVLYDPSEPRLNVIVICGTMGTGLGF, from the coding sequence ATGGATCCGAAGTTGCAGCTTAGTGGTGGTGAGGATGACACAGATAAGGTAAGTGAAGAAGAGTATTTTGGTGTCTCTATTTCGAGTGGGGACGAGGAGGACTACTCGTTTGAGAATGAGTCTGTGGCTGGCGAAAAGGGTGACGAGGTGCAGGGGAACGACTTTGGCGCAGCCCCAGTGACAAGTGAGGGGGATGCGCCAGGTTTCAGGTCTTCAGAGGATTTTGTGGACCAAGTGTTTAAGACTGAGGAAGAGGCTTATGCGGCTTACAAACAGTTTGCCCGGCTTAGGGGTTTCGGTGTAAGGAGGGGTGATGTGGCTCGAATCAAGGGTGTCTTGGTACGGCGAGACTTTTTTTGCCACCGGCAGGGTACAAGGCATGACAAACACTACGATTGTCCAGAAAGAGTTCGGGAGGAGAAGTTGGAAAGTCGCACGGGTTGTACGGCAAAGCTGAAAATTTACTTAGATGCGCAAGACCATGTTTGGAAAGTCAGGAAGATCGACGACATCCACAACCACCCTCTTGCTACAAGTATGTTTAATCATCTCCTTCCTAGTCATCGGAGTTTGAGTGAGAGTGACAAGGCCCAAGTTGATAGTTTGAAGAAGTTCGGTATAGCCACATCGAAGATTATGGCTTACATGGCCGGGCAGTCAGGGGGCTACGGGATGCTTCGATTTACCAAAAGAGATCTATACAATTATGTTCACAGCCAAAGAATGGCTCAATTAAATGACGGAGACGCGGCTGCAACGATAAGTTATTTGGAGGGCAAGGCCAACGCTGACATGATGTCAGTCGCCAGATACACCAAAACATTAGACGGTCGACTAGGGAGCCTATTTTGGGCAGATGGACAGATGATGTCGGATTATAAGTTGTTCGGTGATGTGCTTGCATTTGATGCAACGTACCGGTCCAACAAGTACAAGAAGCCTCTAGTAGTCTTCTCCGGATCAAATCACCACAAGCAGACAGCAATTTTTGGGTTTGCGTTACTTGAGGATGAGGAGGTCCGTACATATAGGTGGATTTTGTTGAATCTTGTCGACGTAATGGATAATAAGATGCCTTCCGTCGTGGTGACCGACGGAGATAAAGCCATGAGAGCTGCAATAGCAGAAGTACTGCCTTCAGCCAGGCATCGCCTATGTGCATGGCACTTGGAAAAAAATTGTGTGTTACGGGTGAAGGAACCTGAATTTCGGAAGGTGTTCAAGAAGACAATTTACGCAAACTTCGAAGTTTCCGAGTTTGAGGAGTATTGGACGACGGTCGTGCAGAGTCTAGGATTAATGAACAATAGCTGGGTAAAAAGCACGTATGAGTTAAGACATAGTTGGGCAACGGCATACCTACGAGGGAGTTTTTGCGCTGGCTATAGGACAACCTCGAGATGTGAGGGGATTAATGCATTCGTGAAAGGGTTCCTTAAATCGACAAATAGCCTTCTGGAGTTGGTTCATAGCTTGGATAGGGTGGTCAAGGATTATCGCAATAACGAGGTGACGGCCCAGTTTTATTCGACTTATTACATGCCCGTACTGAACACAGGTCTTGATAACATAGAGGGGTTTGCTTCAAAGATATACACCAGAACAGTCTTCAAGGAGGTTAGGAAACAAATCAAGGGGGTCGGCAGCTTACTCTTTCTGGGGAAAGATAGCATAAGCACGACGTCCGTCTACAGCTTCTCAAATATGGTGAACCGTCGTAGGGTCCACAGGGTGCTATACGATCCAAGTGAGCCGAGATTGAATGTGATTGTCATATGTGGAACGATGGGCACGGGACTCGGTTTCTAA